CCGGCCGCACGGCGGGCTTCCTGCACGCGCTGGGCGTCGACATCGCCGGCTTGGACCTCTCCCCCGAGTTCCTGACCATCGCCCGCGCCGAAAACCCCGGCATCCGCTTCGACGAGGGCTCGATGCTGGCGCTCCCCGACCCGCCCGGCACCTTCGCGGGCCTGCTGGCCAACTACTCGCTGATCCACATCCCCGACGAGAGGCTGCCAGAGGTCCTGGCCGGTTTCCACCGCGTCCTGCGCCCGGGCGGCTACCTGTGGGTGGCCTTCCAGGTCGGCGACGAGCCGCGCATCATGACCGACGCCTGGGGCCACGAGGTCGACCTGGTCTTCCGCCGCCGCCAGCCGGACCAGGTGGCGAAGCTGCTGTTAGCGGCCGGTTTCGACGTGCGGGCCACCATCGTGCGCGAACCCGAACCCGAAGAGCTGACCAGCTTCGCCACCCTGCTGGCCCGCAAACGCCCGGACTCCGACCTCCTCTGACCGGCAGGGGCTGTCTCCCGCGAGCTACATGTTTTCTTATGTACCTACATGCCAAAACATGTACGCGGATTCGCACCCACCACTGGGCGGAGCCCACGCGACGCGCTGTGCCACCGGAACGCTGAGCCGCGGATCGCCGCCGAAATGGCGGCGCGATCCGCGGTCGCGCGGGGGGATCTGCAGGGGAAGCACTCAGCAGGCGTCCGTGACGCCGCTCAGGGCACTCGCGGCCCCGCTGCCGGACGGCGGCGAACCAACTCCACGCGGCGGCGCCGGAACCGGGCTCACGGTGCCGATTGATGTGGAGGCTGCTCCGCTGACCGGCGGCCAAAGCCGCCGCGATCCCACCGCCAGCAGCCCAGCGCACGCCTCGCGATCCAAGCCCACCGCGCCCGCACGCCAGGCCCGATGGCCGCGATCTCGCGGCGTGCGGGCGCCGGCGTCGGGATCCGGGCTGAAGTCGTCCTGTTTGGACGAGCGTCGCCCTCGTCAGGGGGTCAGGAGGGCGCGCATGCGGGTGGCCTGGGTTTGCCAGCGCCAGTCGCGTTCTACCCAGGCTCGGCCGGCCTGGCCCATGCGGTGGGCCAGGTCGGCGTCGGCCAGCAACGTGGTCAGGCGGTCGGCGAGCTGGGTCAGGTCGCGGCCGTCGACGACGTAGCCGGTTTCGCCGTCGCGGACCGCGTCGGGGGCGCCGCCCGAGTCGCCGGCCACGACGGGGAGGCCGGTCGCTGAGGCCTCCAAATAGACGATGCCCAGGCCCTCGACGTCTAACCCGTGGTTGCGGGTGCGGCACGGCATGGCGAAGACGTCGCCGGCCGCGTAGTGGGCCGGTAGCTCCTCCCAGGGGACGCCGCGGGTGATGACCACGTGGTCGGCCACGCCCAGTGCGGTGGCCAGGCGGCGCAGGCGGGCGTGGTTGGGGCCGCCGCCGACGAGCAGGAGCAGGGCGTCGGGGATCTGCTCGCGGATCGCCGGCAGGGCGCGGATCAGGGCGTCCTGGCCCTTGCGGTGGACCAGGCGGGAGACGCAGACGATGACCCGGCGGTCGCCGATGCCGTGGCGAGCGCGGATCGCGCTGCCGTCGACGCCCGGGTGGAACAGGTCGACGTCGACGCCGGGCGCCAGGCGGCGCAGGTCGGTCAGGCCGTGCAGGGCGCGCTCGAGCCTCGTGCGCTGGTAGTCGGTCAGGTAGGTCACCACGTCGGCGCCCCGGGCGATGCGGCGGAGCAGGCCGCGGGCGCCGGGCAACGCCGCCCAGCCGACCTCGTGGCCGTGGGTCAGGGCGACCACGCGCTCCACCCCCGCGCGCCGGCGCAGGCCCTCGGCCAGCAGGCCCAGCGGGGCGGCCGCGCCGAACCAGACCGTGTCGCACTCGTGGGCCCTGGCCAGCTCGGCGGCCCGGCGGGCGACCCCCGGCGTGGGCAGCAGGACGCCGGTCGACTCGCGGATCACCTCGAAGGGCTGGTCGGCGTCGAACTTGTCGGCACCGCGCCAGCTCGACGCGTAGACCACGATCGAGCCCGGGGGCTGGCGGACCGCCAGTTGGTGGACGAACTTCTGGATGCCGCCGGGGCGGGGCGGGAAGTCGTTGGTGACGAGCAGCGTGCGGGTCATCGGCCCCTACCTCTCGCCGCGGGCGTAGGCGCGGGCCGCCGCCATCCGCTCCACCGTGGACGGATGTGACGCGGCGTAGAGGTATTCCCAGCGCGGTGGGTCGGGGTCGCCCAGGTTGACCGACGACAGCCGGGCCTGCATCGCCTCGAACGTCGTCGGGTCCTGGGTCAGGGCCAGCGCGTGGGCGTCGGCCCGGGCCTCGGTGTGCCGGGACACCAGGCCCTGCGCCGGTGACGAGACGACACCCGCGACCGCCGCCACCGCGAGCAGCAGGGCGAAGGCCCGTGGCTCGGCGATCGAGGTCACGCCGGCCACGCGGAGCAGGCTGCTCCAGCCGCCCAGCAGGAACAGGGCGACCACCGCGAGCGCCGCGCCCAAGGCGCCGATCAGCGTGCCGGTGAACACGTCGCGGTCTTTCGCGTGGCCGAGCTCGTGTGCGACCACGCTGACCACCTCGGGCGGGGTCGCTTCGGTCAGCAGCGTGTCGTAGACGACGATCCGGCGGGTCGGGCCGAGGCCCGACACGTAGGCGTTGACCTGGCGGGTGCGCCGGGACGCGTCGGCCACCAGCACGTCGCGGACCGGGACGCCGTCGGTGCGGGCGAGCTGGATCAGCTCGGTGCGCAGCGGGCCGTCGGCCATCGGGGTGAAGCGGTTGAAGACCGGCTCGACCAGCACCGGCAGCACGAACGACATGAGCACCACCAGCGTGGCGGCGCCGGCCGCGCCCCAGGCCCACCACCAGCGGGGCGCGAAGTGGGTGATCGTGTAGAAGCCGAGCAGGGCCACCACGCCGATCACGGCCGACACCGCGAAGCCCTTGAGCAGGTCGACCAGCCAGCCGCCCCAACCCTGGGTGGACAGCTCGTAGCGGACCAGGATCGTGTGCCGCCACGCGGCGAACGGCAGGGTGAGCAGGTCGGCGACGAGGACCACGACGATGCCGCCGACGATCGCCTGTGCGACCCAGTTGCCGCCGAACGGCCGGCCGACCGCCTCGATCAGCCGGGCGCCGAGCGGGGTCAGGCCCAGCACCAGGGCGATGACCAGGCCGACCAGCAGGCTGCCGTAGCCGGCGGGGCGCAACGCCGAGTGGAACGCCCGGCCCTCGGCGACCCGGTCGGCCGGCAGCGTGCGGAGCGCCGCGAGCTGGTCGGCCCGGGGCGCCGGCGGGCGG
This genomic interval from Asanoa ferruginea contains the following:
- a CDS encoding glycosyltransferase family 4 protein, translated to MTRTLLVTNDFPPRPGGIQKFVHQLAVRQPPGSIVVYASSWRGADKFDADQPFEVIRESTGVLLPTPGVARRAAELARAHECDTVWFGAAAPLGLLAEGLRRRAGVERVVALTHGHEVGWAALPGARGLLRRIARGADVVTYLTDYQRTRLERALHGLTDLRRLAPGVDVDLFHPGVDGSAIRARHGIGDRRVIVCVSRLVHRKGQDALIRALPAIREQIPDALLLLVGGGPNHARLRRLATALGVADHVVITRGVPWEELPAHYAAGDVFAMPCRTRNHGLDVEGLGIVYLEASATGLPVVAGDSGGAPDAVRDGETGYVVDGRDLTQLADRLTTLLADADLAHRMGQAGRAWVERDWRWQTQATRMRALLTP
- a CDS encoding M48 family metallopeptidase; this translates as MTPRMWAVVAFGVLAVALAVTVVVLVPWHRPPAPRADQLAALRTLPADRVAEGRAFHSALRPAGYGSLLVGLVIALVLGLTPLGARLIEAVGRPFGGNWVAQAIVGGIVVVLVADLLTLPFAAWRHTILVRYELSTQGWGGWLVDLLKGFAVSAVIGVVALLGFYTITHFAPRWWWAWGAAGAATLVVLMSFVLPVLVEPVFNRFTPMADGPLRTELIQLARTDGVPVRDVLVADASRRTRQVNAYVSGLGPTRRIVVYDTLLTEATPPEVVSVVAHELGHAKDRDVFTGTLIGALGAALAVVALFLLGGWSSLLRVAGVTSIAEPRAFALLLAVAAVAGVVSSPAQGLVSRHTEARADAHALALTQDPTTFEAMQARLSSVNLGDPDPPRWEYLYAASHPSTVERMAAARAYARGER
- a CDS encoding class I SAM-dependent DNA methyltransferase, whose amino-acid sequence is MIEPDFVTTTRASYNTLAADYAERFASDLQQRPLERALLTWFAELVGDGPVLDVGCGPGRTAGFLHALGVDIAGLDLSPEFLTIARAENPGIRFDEGSMLALPDPPGTFAGLLANYSLIHIPDERLPEVLAGFHRVLRPGGYLWVAFQVGDEPRIMTDAWGHEVDLVFRRRQPDQVAKLLLAAGFDVRATIVREPEPEELTSFATLLARKRPDSDLL